From Haloterrigena alkaliphila, one genomic window encodes:
- a CDS encoding M24 family metallopeptidase: MSSPFERRIEACQNRLERADAALAVCFPSPNLTYLTGFAESPSERHLLLFVPQSDDPVLVAPAMYETQLAALPIDDPSPELRLWDDDDDPLEEIESVLAALLPAVDDGRGSVRSQREGSPTILVDDRMWATFTQDLRACAPGATFDLASRVLEDLRLRKDDVELEALRRAGAIADRVSREIRSRADDLVGTTEAELAGEIERLLAEYGGVEPAFETIVASGPNGARPHHHSGDREIERGDPIVLDFGAFVDADLEGGTGRYPGDQTRTIVVGEPAAKYDRYERVHEVVREAQQAAVDAVEPGVTAGEVDRAARTVIEDAGYGDAFVHRTGHGVGLEVHEPPYIVAGNERELERGMVFSVEPGVYLEGGFGVRIEDLVVVTEDGAERLNDSPRGWETGEHSHS; encoded by the coding sequence ATGTCATCCCCGTTCGAGCGCCGGATCGAGGCCTGTCAGAACCGCCTCGAGCGCGCCGACGCCGCGCTGGCCGTCTGCTTCCCGAGCCCGAATCTCACGTATCTGACCGGGTTCGCGGAGTCCCCCTCCGAACGTCACCTGTTGCTGTTCGTCCCGCAGAGTGACGATCCAGTGCTCGTCGCGCCGGCGATGTACGAAACCCAGCTCGCGGCGCTGCCGATCGACGATCCCTCGCCGGAACTGCGGCTGTGGGACGACGATGACGACCCCCTCGAGGAAATCGAGTCGGTCCTGGCGGCGCTGCTGCCGGCGGTCGATGACGGTCGCGGCTCAGTACGGTCACAGCGCGAGGGATCACCGACGATCCTCGTCGACGACCGCATGTGGGCGACGTTCACGCAGGATTTGCGGGCGTGCGCGCCCGGCGCGACGTTCGACCTCGCGAGTCGAGTCCTCGAGGACCTCCGGCTCCGAAAGGACGACGTCGAACTCGAGGCGCTCCGGCGGGCCGGCGCGATCGCGGATCGGGTCTCTCGCGAGATTCGCTCGCGCGCGGACGACCTCGTTGGGACGACTGAGGCGGAACTGGCGGGAGAGATCGAACGGCTACTCGCAGAGTACGGCGGCGTCGAGCCGGCGTTCGAGACGATCGTCGCGTCGGGCCCGAACGGCGCGCGGCCCCACCACCACAGCGGCGATCGGGAGATCGAACGCGGCGATCCGATCGTGCTGGACTTCGGCGCGTTCGTCGACGCCGATCTCGAGGGCGGAACTGGACGGTATCCCGGCGATCAGACGCGGACGATCGTCGTCGGGGAGCCCGCGGCGAAGTACGACCGATACGAACGGGTGCACGAGGTCGTCCGCGAGGCCCAGCAGGCCGCGGTCGACGCCGTCGAACCCGGAGTGACGGCCGGTGAAGTCGATCGAGCGGCGCGGACCGTGATCGAGGACGCGGGGTACGGAGACGCGTTCGTCCACCGGACCGGCCACGGCGTCGGCCTCGAGGTCCACGAACCGCCCTACATCGTGGCGGGGAACGAGCGCGAACTCGAGCGCGGAATGGTCTTCTCCGTCGAACCGGGGGTATACCTCGAGGGAGGGTTCGGGGTCCGGATCGAGGATCTGGTCGTCGTTACCGAGGACGGCGCCGAACGGCTGAACGACTCGCCGCGCGGCTGGGAGACCGGCGAACATAGCCACTCCTAA
- a CDS encoding DUF7350 domain-containing protein produces the protein MNRRAFLGGTAGTGALAVAGCLERLGFEEESAWSNPPLVEDRPDAVYLPAGMEEMGSYGGASDGSLAVALSYTIPHRFWTVAGETERVDVETDDSMHLMATVWDAETDTVLPVNVGLELLRDGESVGGQLSPWPMLSQRMGFHYGDNVSLPEEGAYTARVRVGALEVRGTGAFANWTGASTLEVDFEFERSDIHDLEFDLIDENRRGDPEALSLMEHGAGDDHEDASGGDHGPGHPPTSDGPPIEDLPGDRIGTERSGDAKISAIATDADRLAGDGAYLVVCPRTPYNDVSLPFASLSVTVERDDATVLEDEPLTESLDHAFGHHYGTGIDGLESGAEITIAVDLPPQVARHDGYETAFFDFEDVSFTV, from the coding sequence GAATCGTCGGGCCTTTCTCGGTGGAACGGCCGGAACCGGAGCGCTGGCCGTCGCCGGCTGTCTCGAGCGCCTCGGCTTCGAGGAGGAGTCCGCCTGGTCGAACCCGCCGCTGGTCGAGGACCGCCCCGACGCCGTCTACCTCCCCGCCGGAATGGAGGAGATGGGCAGCTACGGCGGCGCGAGCGACGGTTCGCTCGCCGTCGCGCTCTCCTACACGATCCCCCACCGGTTCTGGACCGTCGCCGGCGAAACGGAACGCGTCGACGTCGAGACGGACGACAGCATGCACCTCATGGCCACCGTCTGGGACGCGGAGACGGACACCGTCCTTCCGGTGAACGTGGGACTCGAGTTGCTCCGGGACGGCGAGTCGGTCGGCGGCCAGCTGTCGCCGTGGCCGATGCTCTCCCAGCGGATGGGGTTCCACTACGGCGACAACGTCAGCCTGCCCGAGGAAGGCGCGTACACGGCCCGCGTCCGGGTCGGCGCGCTCGAGGTTCGTGGAACCGGCGCGTTCGCCAACTGGACGGGTGCGTCCACCCTCGAGGTCGACTTCGAGTTCGAGCGATCGGACATCCACGACCTCGAGTTCGACCTGATCGACGAGAACCGACGCGGCGATCCCGAGGCGCTCTCGTTGATGGAACACGGTGCTGGGGACGATCACGAGGATGCGAGCGGCGGCGATCACGGACCCGGTCACCCGCCCACGTCCGACGGGCCGCCGATCGAAGACCTCCCCGGCGATCGAATCGGAACCGAGCGGAGCGGCGACGCGAAGATTTCGGCGATCGCGACGGACGCCGATCGATTGGCCGGGGACGGCGCCTATCTCGTCGTCTGTCCGCGAACTCCCTACAACGACGTGAGCCTCCCCTTCGCGTCGCTGAGCGTCACGGTCGAACGCGACGACGCGACCGTTCTCGAGGACGAACCGCTGACGGAATCCCTCGATCACGCCTTCGGCCACCACTACGGGACCGGCATCGACGGCCTCGAGTCCGGGGCCGAGATAACGATCGCCGTCGACTTACCCCCGCAAGTGGCGCGACACGATGGCTACGAGACGGCGTTTTTCGACTTCGAGGACGTCTCGTTCACGGTCTAG
- a CDS encoding alpha,alpha-trehalose-phosphate synthase (UDP-forming) — protein sequence MRFTESRLPSTHPSNRRLRADGYGRTTEDSQSADSVCPGSLIVVSNRQPYRHEYAAESPNGGGSGGSDGDDGSGDDDRSSGDASESRSIAVDEPTGGLTAGLDPVLQATEGTWIAWGDGEADFEVTDDRNRVAVPPDDPSYTLRRIDLSEEAVDSYYYGFSNRVLWPLCHGFTDLVENRSNDFDWYRTVNERFAEAVVDNATADSVVWLQDYHFALAPRMIRESASESPTIAQFWHIPWPTAATFQRCPAGGAILEGLLGNDLLGFHVERYVDRFLDCVGRYLPAANVDRSRGTVTYDGETTRVVATPMGIDAKTHDERARSVSETDVTSLLERYDVDPENVVGLGVDRLDYSKGIPERLAAIERFLERNPQWHGEFTFVQTATPSRTDIEAYARHGDLVRSEATRINRRFATNGWKPIVYTEDYLSNDELSALYRRAELMVVSPLVDGMNLVAQEYVAANVDGDGTLVLSEGTGAHELLGSHALTIDPTDVDGFAAQLEAAVSMPRRERQRRMNTLRTRIFDGDLEWWMETQFDWIRRVHRREDRETDGRTSAERSGREPESHANRGSDTGSDPDSRSDSDADRWERRSTV from the coding sequence ATGCGATTTACCGAATCGCGGTTGCCGTCGACGCATCCGAGCAATCGACGGTTACGGGCCGACGGCTACGGCCGGACGACCGAGGACTCGCAGTCCGCCGACTCCGTCTGCCCCGGCTCGCTGATCGTCGTCTCGAACCGTCAACCGTATCGCCACGAGTACGCGGCGGAATCGCCGAACGGCGGTGGTAGCGGTGGATCCGACGGTGACGACGGGTCGGGCGACGACGACCGGTCGTCCGGCGACGCGAGCGAGAGCCGGTCAATCGCGGTCGACGAACCGACCGGCGGATTGACCGCCGGTCTGGACCCCGTGCTCCAGGCGACCGAAGGGACCTGGATCGCCTGGGGTGACGGCGAGGCGGACTTCGAGGTCACCGACGACCGCAATCGGGTGGCGGTCCCGCCTGACGATCCGTCCTACACCCTCCGGCGGATCGACCTTTCCGAGGAGGCGGTCGACTCCTACTATTACGGGTTCAGTAACCGCGTGCTCTGGCCGCTCTGCCACGGGTTCACCGATCTCGTCGAGAACCGATCGAACGATTTCGACTGGTACCGGACGGTCAACGAACGCTTCGCGGAGGCGGTTGTCGATAACGCGACGGCCGACTCGGTCGTCTGGCTGCAGGACTACCACTTCGCGCTGGCGCCGCGGATGATCCGCGAGTCGGCGTCGGAGTCGCCGACGATCGCCCAGTTCTGGCACATCCCGTGGCCGACGGCGGCGACGTTCCAGCGGTGTCCGGCGGGCGGCGCGATCCTCGAGGGACTGCTCGGAAACGACCTGCTGGGCTTTCACGTCGAGCGGTACGTCGACCGGTTCCTCGACTGCGTGGGACGATACCTGCCGGCCGCGAACGTCGACCGGTCCCGGGGGACGGTTACCTACGACGGGGAAACGACCCGCGTCGTCGCGACGCCGATGGGTATCGACGCCAAGACGCACGACGAACGGGCGCGGTCGGTCTCGGAGACCGACGTCACGTCGCTGCTCGAGCGATACGACGTCGACCCCGAGAACGTCGTCGGTCTCGGCGTCGATCGACTCGACTACTCCAAGGGGATCCCCGAGCGGTTAGCCGCCATCGAGCGGTTCCTCGAGCGGAACCCGCAGTGGCACGGGGAGTTCACGTTCGTCCAGACGGCCACGCCGTCCCGGACGGATATCGAGGCTTACGCGCGCCACGGCGATCTCGTCCGGAGCGAGGCCACCCGGATCAACCGCCGGTTCGCGACGAACGGGTGGAAACCGATCGTTTACACCGAGGATTACCTCTCGAACGACGAGTTGAGCGCGCTGTACCGCCGCGCGGAGCTGATGGTCGTGAGCCCGCTGGTCGACGGGATGAACCTGGTCGCCCAGGAGTACGTCGCGGCGAACGTCGACGGCGACGGGACGCTGGTGCTGAGCGAGGGGACCGGCGCCCACGAACTGTTGGGGTCGCACGCCCTCACGATCGATCCGACCGACGTCGACGGCTTCGCCGCGCAACTCGAGGCGGCGGTCTCGATGCCCCGCCGCGAGCGCCAGCGCCGGATGAACACGCTCCGAACCCGGATCTTCGACGGCGACCTCGAGTGGTGGATGGAGACTCAGTTCGACTGGATCCGTCGCGTTCACCGTCGCGAGGACCGGGAGACAGACGGACGAACGTCAGCCGAGAGGTCTGGTCGAGAGCCGGAATCGCACGCGAACCGAGGGTCCGACACCGGTTCCGACCCGGACTCGCGGTCGGATTCGGACGCCGACCGGTGGGAACGCCGGTCGACCGTGTAG
- a CDS encoding peptidase M10A and M12B matrixin and adamalysin, whose amino-acid sequence MFLGSVGSLASVGTLAYTTREDADALAVRIWLSEGAARYDGVGDRLREYLERILDLEFWSLDLSIGGTVSVSTEDGARVTTGGEWPLTLAAGTLRRGDVTPVEDVNLLVTDGQMRRTPTGYGFPHVASVGGARHIAALESFDEVFSAPEADADRWIVPNEPATRTIQVLVHEIGHALGLGHEHGVAFQYGDAVVATPMLSSYAWNGEHDAEQSQCGTSYPETDGRTKKLGLAFSNCARRELAGYSSGERG is encoded by the coding sequence GTGTTTCTCGGGTCCGTCGGTTCGCTCGCGTCCGTCGGGACGCTGGCGTACACGACCCGGGAAGACGCCGATGCCCTCGCCGTCCGGATCTGGCTCTCCGAGGGGGCCGCGCGGTACGACGGCGTGGGCGACCGACTCCGCGAGTACCTCGAGCGAATTCTCGACCTCGAGTTCTGGTCGCTCGACCTCTCGATCGGCGGGACCGTTTCGGTCTCGACCGAAGACGGAGCGCGCGTCACCACCGGCGGAGAGTGGCCGCTGACGCTCGCCGCGGGGACACTCAGGCGAGGCGACGTCACCCCGGTCGAGGACGTCAATCTGCTCGTCACCGACGGACAGATGCGTCGGACGCCGACGGGGTACGGCTTTCCTCACGTCGCGTCGGTCGGGGGGGCCCGCCACATCGCCGCGCTCGAGTCGTTCGACGAGGTCTTCTCGGCGCCGGAGGCGGACGCCGACCGGTGGATCGTTCCGAACGAACCGGCGACGCGGACGATACAGGTGCTGGTCCACGAAATCGGCCACGCGCTCGGGTTGGGCCACGAACACGGCGTCGCGTTCCAGTACGGCGACGCGGTCGTCGCCACGCCGATGCTGAGCAGTTACGCCTGGAACGGGGAGCACGACGCCGAACAGTCGCAGTGTGGCACGTCGTATCCGGAGACGGACGGTCGAACGAAAAAGCTCGGGCTGGCGTTTTCGAACTGCGCCCGCCGCGAACTCGCCGGGTACAGCAGTGGCGAACGAGGATAG
- a CDS encoding Cdc6/Cdc18 family protein: protein MSSSGDDLFTRDDPIFENKELLEINHLPEEGRIVGRDDEIADLANAVNPAIFGQSPSNLLIYGKTGTGKSLCAKHISERLVRVATEEGVTAEFAYVDCAQDSTETQAVQTIAHSLNDSDRTDIKIPDKGLSTSTYYKRLWTVLDSQYEVVLIILDEVDKLDDDDILMQLSRAGEAGKLESCKIGVIGISNKIKYKDRMDERVKSSLCEREFVFPPYDANQLRDIMQARSDAFKDGVLEPSVIPRAAALAAREHGDARKAIDILRYAGEIAQSNGSETVREEFVVQARERAETDRFRELIRGSTPHSRYVLQALAVLSLNTPDEDGFRTTKIFDVYEEICRQEGSDTLSLRRVRDLLKEHAFLDIIEQSRQSGGSAEGSYTDHQLLEDPDVVRKVLVETDDG, encoded by the coding sequence ATGTCGAGTTCCGGCGACGACCTCTTCACCCGTGACGATCCGATCTTCGAGAACAAGGAACTCCTCGAGATCAATCATCTCCCCGAGGAGGGACGCATCGTCGGCCGGGACGACGAGATCGCGGACCTCGCTAACGCCGTCAATCCGGCTATTTTCGGGCAGAGCCCGAGCAATCTGCTCATCTACGGGAAGACGGGAACGGGCAAATCCCTCTGTGCGAAACACATCTCCGAACGCCTGGTTCGCGTCGCGACGGAGGAAGGCGTCACCGCGGAGTTCGCCTACGTCGACTGCGCACAGGACAGCACGGAGACGCAGGCGGTTCAGACGATCGCCCACTCGCTGAACGACTCCGACCGCACCGACATCAAGATCCCCGACAAGGGGCTCAGCACGTCGACGTACTACAAGCGCCTCTGGACGGTGCTGGATTCGCAGTACGAGGTCGTCCTCATCATCTTAGACGAGGTCGACAAACTCGACGACGACGACATCCTCATGCAACTCTCGCGCGCGGGCGAGGCCGGCAAACTCGAGTCGTGCAAGATCGGCGTCATCGGGATCAGCAACAAGATCAAGTACAAGGATCGGATGGACGAGCGGGTCAAGTCCAGCCTCTGCGAGCGGGAGTTCGTCTTCCCGCCGTACGACGCCAACCAGCTGCGGGACATCATGCAGGCCCGCAGCGACGCGTTCAAGGACGGCGTCCTCGAGCCCTCCGTCATCCCCCGCGCTGCAGCCCTCGCGGCCCGGGAACACGGCGACGCCCGAAAGGCGATCGACATCCTCCGGTACGCGGGCGAGATCGCCCAGTCCAACGGGAGCGAGACGGTTCGCGAGGAGTTCGTCGTCCAGGCCCGCGAACGGGCCGAGACCGATCGGTTCCGGGAACTCATTCGCGGTTCGACGCCCCACTCCCGGTACGTCCTGCAGGCCCTCGCGGTCCTCTCGCTCAACACCCCCGACGAGGACGGGTTCCGCACGACCAAAATCTTCGACGTCTACGAGGAGATCTGCCGCCAGGAGGGCTCCGATACCCTCTCCCTGCGCCGGGTTCGGGACCTCCTGAAGGAACACGCGTTCCTCGACATCATCGAGCAATCCCGCCAGAGCGGCGGCAGCGCCGAGGGGAGTTACACCGATCACCAGTTGCTCGAGGATCCCGACGTCGTTCGCAAGGTGCTGGTCGAGACGGACGACGGCTGA
- a CDS encoding bacterio-opsin activator domain-containing protein → MSHENRSGSILHVATAHPTALQTQLSAVTSVDVRSVTATSFAESLESVAESDPRGDPDAADDDPAAIVLELDRPERVRDLLERVRAVHPSVPTVVAPSAGNEALATAALRGNADEYVPSDADEDPVDRILSTIRACREPDDSRDSRRARVVTDESTADAVTATTQPSVASGDGTHRILANELPDEAFVIGADGTYLEAKVRPEAAELYSSPPDELPGSRLEDVFPDDVAPKLHDCLDRTLRTGEVQSIEYEAETTGGVRRFEGRVVPIDERIDGQRAVVWFARDITERVRRERELRSRRDHLETLNRIGTVVGRVIDTLVEAPSRDAIEREVCEQLVDSGLYCGAWIAERTGDGRLTYRTSAGEAETYLTCADELETGHRCLIERAVETGAVQTETNIPSSETMPEPLRAAAREDGVRSAIAVPISHNESVYGVLTVLAGRKDAFSDGERAGFGLLGETIGFTIMAVKNRQLLFSDTVVELEFRIDGGDTFSFDLSERYDCTVSLEWAGTTSNGRTVQYVTVDGLDRKTVLEEADAHPSVEECRGIHGSEDGCTIEIRLSESGVRTLANHGATIRDVTVADGVGTCLIEVSQNANVREIAEALTVVYENTELVARREVDRPVRTAAERRDRIIDELTDRQLTTLRLAYYSGFFDWPRESTGEEIADAMDVSPPTMHQHLRKGLKAILAEFFEAGGGTEAD, encoded by the coding sequence ATGTCCCACGAGAATCGTTCCGGATCGATCCTTCACGTCGCGACGGCCCACCCGACGGCCCTCCAGACGCAGTTGAGCGCGGTGACGTCGGTCGACGTTCGATCGGTCACAGCCACGTCGTTCGCGGAGTCCCTCGAGTCGGTCGCCGAATCTGACCCGCGAGGTGACCCCGACGCGGCCGACGACGATCCTGCCGCCATCGTTCTCGAACTCGACCGGCCGGAACGGGTGCGGGACCTCCTCGAGCGCGTGCGAGCGGTCCACCCGAGCGTTCCGACGGTCGTCGCCCCGTCCGCGGGGAACGAGGCGCTCGCGACCGCCGCGCTGCGGGGGAACGCCGACGAGTACGTCCCGAGCGACGCGGACGAGGATCCCGTCGACCGAATCCTGTCGACGATCCGCGCGTGTCGCGAACCCGACGACTCGCGAGACTCGCGACGCGCGCGGGTGGTGACCGACGAATCGACGGCCGACGCCGTCACCGCGACGACGCAGCCGTCGGTCGCGTCCGGGGACGGAACCCACCGCATCCTCGCGAACGAACTCCCCGACGAGGCCTTCGTTATCGGCGCCGACGGCACGTACCTCGAGGCGAAGGTCCGCCCGGAGGCCGCCGAGCTCTACTCGTCGCCACCGGACGAACTGCCCGGTTCGCGACTCGAGGACGTGTTTCCCGACGACGTCGCCCCGAAGCTGCACGACTGTCTCGATCGGACCCTCCGGACCGGCGAGGTCCAGTCGATCGAGTACGAGGCCGAGACGACCGGCGGAGTACGACGGTTCGAGGGACGGGTCGTCCCGATCGACGAGCGCATCGACGGCCAGCGGGCCGTCGTCTGGTTCGCGCGGGACATCACCGAACGGGTCCGACGAGAGCGCGAACTGCGGTCGCGACGCGACCACCTCGAGACGCTCAACCGGATCGGGACGGTCGTCGGCCGGGTCATCGACACGCTGGTCGAGGCGCCGTCGCGGGACGCCATCGAACGGGAGGTCTGCGAACAGTTGGTCGACTCGGGGCTGTACTGCGGCGCCTGGATCGCCGAACGGACCGGCGACGGGCGGCTGACCTACCGGACCAGCGCCGGCGAGGCGGAGACCTACCTCACCTGCGCCGACGAACTCGAGACGGGCCACCGATGTCTGATCGAGCGGGCCGTCGAGACCGGCGCGGTCCAGACGGAGACGAACATCCCCTCGAGCGAGACGATGCCCGAGCCCCTGCGGGCGGCCGCTCGCGAGGACGGCGTCAGATCCGCGATCGCGGTGCCGATCAGCCACAACGAGTCGGTCTACGGCGTCCTGACCGTCCTCGCGGGACGCAAAGACGCCTTCAGTGACGGCGAACGGGCCGGATTCGGCCTGCTCGGGGAGACGATCGGGTTCACGATCATGGCCGTCAAGAACCGACAGCTACTGTTTTCCGATACGGTCGTCGAACTCGAGTTCCGCATCGACGGCGGGGACACGTTCTCGTTCGATCTCTCCGAGCGGTACGACTGCACCGTCTCGCTGGAGTGGGCCGGCACGACGTCTAACGGCCGCACCGTCCAGTACGTCACCGTCGACGGACTCGACAGGAAGACCGTCCTCGAGGAAGCCGACGCCCACCCCTCGGTCGAGGAGTGTCGGGGCATTCACGGCAGCGAGGACGGCTGTACCATCGAGATCCGTCTCTCGGAGTCGGGCGTCCGGACCCTCGCGAACCACGGGGCGACCATCCGCGACGTCACCGTCGCGGACGGCGTCGGGACCTGCCTGATCGAGGTCTCTCAGAACGCGAACGTCCGGGAGATCGCGGAGGCGCTGACCGTCGTCTACGAGAACACCGAACTCGTCGCCCGGCGCGAGGTCGACCGACCGGTCCGCACCGCGGCGGAGCGGCGGGATCGCATCATCGACGAGTTGACCGATCGCCAGCTCACGACGTTGCGACTCGCCTACTACAGCGGCTTCTTCGACTGGCCCCGCGAGAGTACCGGCGAGGAGATCGCCGACGCGATGGACGTCTCACCGCCGACGATGCACCAGCACCTCCGGAAGGGACTGAAAGCGATACTCGCCGAGTTCTTCGAGGCCGGCGGCGGAACGGAAGCGGACTGA
- the otsB gene encoding trehalose-phosphatase yields the protein MASETSPQQSDETVPQPIEDAWPRIRSTLAGASRLCCCLDFDGTLAPIVDDPDAATPTAANEAAVAALAADPAVTTAIVSGRALADVRERIDGPGTYAGNHGLELARNGTVAVHPVARKRAARIDAVCSTLESVLAPVPGCRIENKRLTGTVHVRSVPPAARPIVRRHTRAAVDRFGGDDLEISSGKRILEIGPSIEWGKGNAVELIAADTPPGAVPVYVGDDVTDESAFRAVEPEGIGIRVGGDDPSAASCRLSSPSDVADVLEWFGTTGVELLAQDVTRSPAQSRGDSSVERDVSTSVHLARVVNDCSTRK from the coding sequence ATGGCTTCCGAGACGTCTCCCCAGCAGAGCGACGAGACGGTTCCGCAGCCGATCGAAGACGCGTGGCCGCGAATCCGTTCGACGCTCGCGGGCGCCTCGCGGCTCTGCTGCTGTCTGGATTTCGACGGGACGCTCGCCCCGATCGTCGACGATCCGGACGCGGCGACGCCGACGGCGGCCAACGAGGCGGCGGTGGCGGCGCTGGCGGCCGACCCGGCCGTGACGACGGCGATCGTCAGCGGGCGGGCGCTGGCCGACGTTCGCGAGCGCATCGACGGGCCGGGGACCTACGCGGGGAACCACGGCCTCGAGCTCGCTCGCAACGGCACGGTCGCCGTCCATCCGGTTGCCCGGAAACGCGCCGCGCGGATCGACGCGGTCTGTTCGACCCTCGAGTCGGTCCTCGCGCCCGTGCCGGGCTGTCGGATCGAGAACAAGCGGCTGACGGGGACGGTCCACGTCCGGTCCGTCCCGCCCGCCGCGCGGCCGATCGTTCGTCGGCACACGCGCGCGGCGGTCGATCGGTTCGGCGGCGACGACCTCGAGATCTCCTCGGGGAAACGGATCCTCGAAATCGGGCCGTCGATCGAGTGGGGGAAGGGGAACGCGGTCGAGTTGATCGCGGCGGACACGCCCCCGGGGGCCGTCCCGGTCTACGTGGGCGACGACGTGACCGACGAATCGGCGTTTCGGGCGGTCGAACCCGAGGGAATCGGGATTCGAGTCGGCGGGGACGACCCCTCGGCCGCCTCCTGCCGGCTCTCGTCGCCGTCGGACGTCGCGGACGTCCTCGAGTGGTTCGGGACGACCGGCGTCGAACTCCTCGCGCAGGACGTGACGCGGTCCCCGGCGCAGTCCCGGGGCGATTCGTCGGTCGAACGCGACGTATCGACCAGCGTCCATCTCGCTCGAGTAGTGAACGACTGCTCGACCCGAAAATAG
- a CDS encoding winged helix-turn-helix domain-containing protein, which yields MKLRQPTDFLILESLEEKGRNVATNLAEHTGKSRKNINTRLPVLEDYGLVHKIGPAERSGLYEISSKGKAAIVYRDQYDEVDDFESLIEGPSPDGAGDGDAQARFVRGEDESDEDE from the coding sequence GTGAAGTTACGTCAACCCACTGATTTCCTGATCCTCGAGTCGCTCGAGGAGAAGGGTCGAAACGTCGCAACGAACCTGGCCGAACACACCGGTAAGAGCCGCAAAAACATCAACACGCGGCTACCGGTACTGGAAGATTACGGGCTCGTTCACAAGATCGGGCCGGCCGAACGATCCGGGCTGTACGAGATCAGTTCCAAGGGGAAGGCGGCGATCGTCTATCGCGACCAGTACGACGAGGTCGACGACTTCGAATCGCTCATCGAAGGGCCCAGTCCCGACGGGGCCGGCGACGGCGATGCGCAGGCTAGGTTCGTTCGCGGTGAGGACGAGAGCGACGAGGACGAGTAA